Part of the Phycisphaerales bacterium genome, GCTGGCCGAACTTGTCGATGATGAGCACGCCGTCGAGGTGGTCGACCTCGTGCTGGATGCACCGGGCGAGCAGGCCGACGGCCTGGACCTCGAACTTCTTGCCATCCAGGCCGGTTGCCTCCATGACGACCGCGTGCTGGCGGTTGACCTGGCCTCGGATGTCGGGCAGGCTGAGGCAGCCCTCTTCGATCGATTCGAGGTCGCCCACCGGTCGAAGCACGGGGTCGATGCAGGCCCAGGGCTCGCCGCCTGTGTGCTCCTGGATGTGGTCGGGCAGCGAGCCGGACGAGCGATCCGCCGGAATGGCGCAGACGAACATCCGCCAGGACAGGCCGACCTGTGGCGCGGCCAGCCCGATGCCTTCTTCCTGACGCATGATCTCGACCATG contains:
- the def gene encoding peptide deformylase, whose product is MPQHAHSTTRPDADPQSLHLRFHPDRVLRTKAEPVGEVTDNVREVAARMVEIMRQEEGIGLAAPQVGLSWRMFVCAIPADRSSGSLPDHIQEHTGGEPWACIDPVLRPVGDLESIEEGCLSLPDIRGQVNRQHAVVMEATGLDGKKFEVQAVGLLARCIQHEVDHLDGVLIIDKFGQLDRLRTRSAVRKLERKAR